The following DNA comes from Alnus glutinosa chromosome 6, dhAlnGlut1.1, whole genome shotgun sequence.
CTTCTCGGGTCATCCCTTATTTCTTCATCTTGTCGGGTATCGTTCTCTCGATCCCTCTCTTCTCACTGGCAGTCTTGGGGATAACAATCTTGTGGCTGCTGGCCCCGAGGCTGATAATTCGGTGATTTCGAGGCCCATTGTTTCCGAGCTGATACCTTTGCTCTCCTAAGACTCGGACTAGCTTGTCGCTCTTTATGAGCTCTTCAATTTACAACCTCAGGGTTatgcacccctcggtgtaatggcCTCTCTACTTATGGAAATCGCAATACTTGCCCTCATTCTTTTATGGAGGGTTGCCTGGTATCTTTGGTGGCTAGCAAAACTCCGAATCTCTCTTGATTTCcataaggacttctgatatctcggcattcagaggtgtaaagttgtaatctgtGAACTTTCTTACTCACCTCTGATCTTCCCTTTCATCCTTCCTgaattctcatctttttctaTTTGGGGACCTATCTTGGGATGGCCTTGAACTGGCCATTGCCTTCAGTGTCTCTTCCTGATGGATGTATTCTTCTACTTTATCCATCAGGCCTTGCAGGGTGCTCGGTTGCTTCTgagccaacttcttcatcaaagctCCTTAGGTGAAATGCCCTGATAAAGGGCGGCATAAACCATGTCCTCAGTTGGGTCTTCAATCGCCatcttctctcggttgaaccaaggcataaactccttaagagttTTGTTGCTATGCTGGTGTAGTCTTAACGAATACCCAGATGGCTTCTTTCTTGTCCTAAAAGCCAGGAATTCCGTAAGGAACATCTTAATCAACTCATTAAAGTTGTTAATAGAGTTGGCGGCCAGTCTCCTAAACCAGTCTCGAGCATTCCCTGAGAGAGTCAAAGGGAAGGCCCGGCATGCTTCTTCATCAGATATTCCGTGAAGGTCTAGGTGGGCTCAGAAATTCTCCACATGATCAAGAGAATCCCCGTCTCCAGTGTAACTCATGATCTGTGGGACCTTGAACTTATCGGGTAGTCGAAAATCTACTACCTGTCTAGTAAAGGGCGAGTTTGTGCCCAACAAGAGCCTGCCCACCGCTAGGGACTTACTCTTGTCcttcctttccatctccataTGCGTGCATCTTCTATCCAACTCGGCTATTATTCTGCTCAGGTCTCCTGCATCCTCCCTTTGGTCTTTGTGACGGTTAGGCCTTCTGTTTCTTAATTCCCAAGCATCTACTCCTTGGAAATTCTCTTCTTGATGGTTAACCTCCCGACGATCCTCTTCTCGATAACCTGGGCCATTAATATGGTTGTTACGCCTTTCTTCCTCGTGTCCATCTCAGTTCTCCTTGGGATGGGCCTGTTCCATATTTGAAAGCACCAACTCTGCATTTTGTCGCGTTAAGGCTTCAATGTGAGCTTCCATCGCTGCTATGCGATCCTGATCTCCACCGCCCGGAGGAGGGTACAGTGGAGGCTATGGGTTATTCTAAATCCTTGGATTTGGGTTGGGCTGCAGGATTTGCTCCTGCTCCGATCTCCTTTGCCAGTTGGCTTGGCTTCTAGAACGTTTGTTCATCACCATTgcggattttttattttttatgtgaaCGAATATCGTTCCCATGGACGGCACcaaattgttggtacaattttcggTATGGCGTGAACACGGCTCTTCCTTCTAGATTCTTTGGGCTTTCCCCAAGAATTCTGCAAAATGAGCAAACCTATGAGACCTTTCTGGGGGTCTTCTCCGATGCTTTAGTTAGTTCCTActaaagaaaatttgttaattCTCCAAAAAATCAGTCTGAGTTTATACCTGAAGTtggggcctatttataggcaagatCTGCGCCCTTGTTGCTAAGATTTCAGGATTTTGCCACACAAATTTGTGATTAGGCTCAATCCCGGATTTTCTAGGACTAGGCACTATCTCAAGAAATCATGCCCGTAAAGTCCATCATAATTCATGGGATTCTCATTCGTATTTTCGGGGCCTCAGTTAATATCTGAATTTCCAGGACATGCTTGTCCCTGGCCTTAACTGAGTTCTCGAGACAGGCTTGTCCCAGGCCTTGGCTGGCTTGATAACTGAGTCTTAGTCCTGAGATGTCTACATTTGCGGGACCCAATCTGACTATACCTCATGCCCCTTATTCTCGAGAATAACTGTCTTATATCTATCTCCCGAGATTGGACTATCCTAGGAGTCCTGTTATCTTGGTTGCTTAGTATCTGCCTCTCAGGATGAGACTTTCTTGggagttttgttgtttttccctCTTGGGTTGGCACTGATCCAAAGCTTAGTCTGACTGGAATTATTCCCAACATTATTCAATTGACAATATTTTATAGAATAACAACTTATATGGTCCAATTCAGCTTATTTCAAccacaccaacatatcaatcaGAAATTTCCACTTCTATGATCAAGATGtatcaaaaactaaaaataaaaaaaaacataaaaaaaattaaaagcttaaaaaaaaaattaaaaaaaaaaccttttggcTTGAGCtacccctctttttctttttcttttttctttttttttttttaaaaaataaaattagttagGCGTGGGACACATGTTAGTTTTTTAAAGATGTTGATGTGGACTTCtgtcaatttttggacggaggtaCTATCTCTGTTTTTAATCATAAACGATGTATCTTCTACAATACGAAATGAACCACagggaacaaaaaataaagtctttaaacctTAGGGggcaaaaacatatttaaccctaaattaaatTTCACGGACCAAATCGACATTCACGTTGAATTCTAATGATATTTGTAAAAATTTCtaaagtttttaaaaagttaaaattattGGTTATGGTATGACCAAGTGGAATTAATTTCTTAGGATAGTTATATGGTGGTATTCTTATTGTTAAATTATTAGTATTCCAACATTAGCCTATTATGCTTCTGGATGCTcaagataattataaaatattttttacttgttttaaaaattaatatattagggttcttattattctttttttcccaCTTGCTCAAACTTATGGGATCCTTTTTCAAGGCTAGTACTGTTTTTTGTAtcatatgatgttattttgcCTGTCATAGAATCGTAGTAGGTAGGCAATTGATGCATGATGCAGTGATGCCCTGATGAATAATTATAGAAATTTCTAACTAtacattttaataattttaaaaagtgactaacTAAATATGTGAAATCGCAGCACCAAACAcccttttaataattttaaaaagtgactaaataaataaataattttgaagttaaatttaaaaaaaattataaaaagagatATTTTGAATGCTATAATCACAGCAAAAAGAGGAGGTATAAATGAAATGCAGTACTCCCAGTGGTCCGAGTCGCCGCCAGCATGGTGAATTGGCAGGTGAAATGGCTCGGACACCACCATATTCCTTGAGAAAGACAATTGCTTCTCAACTAACATACACAGTTTCATAAGTCTATTCTCTAGATACGCTCCCTAAACATATCGTATCTTTGTGGGAAATATTTCAATTCATACTCTTCTCTTTGCCGTGTGAAAATGGAGATGCCCGAATCTCCAACCCACCCTTGTGATTTATACTGTATGCCCTTTTATCGGTAAAACTCTATCAATTTGGTATATGTGTTGTTTTTCTCGTTGCTGTTTATGTTTCTTGTTACTGTGCTCTGCTTTTTCTGCTGCTTACAGTTATTTAGACATTATGGTAcagttgggttttttttgggtggCTCATGAAACGAGGTTGAGGTCCTTCCGTTTTCTGTTGGGGTCCTCCCTCCCCCATCTCTTTCAACCTTATTGTATATTTGTAGTACTCTTTTTTGCCTTCCACGTCGAGCTAAAAAGGGCCTGCTCGTATTGCATTATGGAGGTGGCATTCAATCTCTGAAACCCATCTTTTGGACACTTCTGTTTTTCAGAAtttcagtttcttttctttctatacTGCCACCCTTCACTCCTTCACCCCCTCTGTCTCTCTAATTTACTATCCCCCTCCCACATTGTTCTCCTCTCCAGTTTTTGCACCCTAAAGAATTActactccctctctctctctctctctctctctctgagaaaATGGGCAGCTCTGAAAATTGCATTTTCCATCACAGAAATAGACACCTACTCATTTCTTTGCTCTCTGTTCTTTTGGTTTCAAGCTTAAACCAAGCGAGATTCATGGCTGAAGGTAATACTATTccaagatttttctttttcgttttctttttttgaatcgGACTCTGCTCACTTTCTTCCGTATTGCAGGTAGAGCCATTCCCAAGTTAGTTGAGGCTGTCCAAGTAAGTAACAATAACCCcatactcttctttttctttacttaACATTGAATTCCTTTATGTGTATTGCAAACAATTTCTTGGGTTTAGTTCGCCGGCGAAAGTTCCAGCTTTACGTACccgacccaaaaaaaaaacgatgAAGTGAAGTAATTGGAAATGTTTGCATTGTGTACAGAAAGGGatagaagagaagaaagtgGGGCGGATGGTGAGAACCCAGATAGGATCAAGGCCACCAAGGTGCGAGAGAAGGTGCGGCTCATGCGGGCACTGCGAGGCAGTTCAGGTCCCCGTTGCGGCGCAAGCGAAAATCGAGAGGAGAAGCCATTTCTCTGCGGCAATTGCGTACTCCAGAGGGGATGGCATCTCCAACTACAAGCCCATGTGCTGGAAGTGCAAGTGTGGGGACTTCATTTTCAATCCTTGATTTAATTcgtaaataatatatatgactTCAATCCGTTGGTTGGATTGCAGAGTAATTtgcagtttctttttctttttaattgtttgcattttttttttgtgtgtatatTATTTATATCATTAATGTTAATTTTAATCTAATATCAAGTATTCAGACAAAAAGTGTGAAAAagatatctaaaaaaaattgtataaacgGTATTTCTCGAATAAGGGCCAACCAATTAGTTAGTCAATTACTGAACAAATCACATGGAAAAGGGAAGGGCGGGGGGCCGGGGGGGTGTTGGGGTGGAAACAAGGAACAAAAATTTcagtaataaaattttaaattatgtgacTAGTTTTAATATCCTTtcactatatattatttttttattttcaattttacttcTCGTATGATTATTAAACAATTACAAAAAAGCATgcaatcatattattcataaaactacGTAATTTTGAAGTTATTTACCacgaaattacaaaaaaaaaaaaaaaaaactttaataatAGGGTAGCATGCATACCACCTCTATCTTACTGCTTGATGTGGAGGTGTctattatataaaattattctttaaaaaaaattaattgaatagaaaaaacaaT
Coding sequences within:
- the LOC133870056 gene encoding EPIDERMAL PATTERNING FACTOR-like protein 2 — protein: MGSSENCIFHHRNRHLLISLLSVLLVSSLNQARFMAEGRAIPKLVEAVQKGIEEKKVGRMVRTQIGSRPPRCERRCGSCGHCEAVQVPVAAQAKIERRSHFSAAIAYSRGDGISNYKPMCWKCKCGDFIFNP